Proteins encoded by one window of Candidatus Sericytochromatia bacterium:
- a CDS encoding PPC domain-containing DNA-binding protein → MIASLVEVRQHVRDNGDASPQFGEPMFRPTPAIFSLLALLVVSIPRGPAAATTRSATQEVPTSAVRAVALRLLPGDDLRQGLLRHVRSGQWSAVSVLTCVGSLKQATIRFANQNETWCTTGPLEIVSLVGTAGPDGAHLHIAVSDAEGHTVGGHLMDGSPIHTTAEIVLAVLPDLRFQRVTDPHTGFRELLISPVGTSEPASRVPAR, encoded by the coding sequence ATGATAGCCAGCCTCGTGGAAGTTCGCCAGCACGTACGCGATAATGGCGACGCCTCCCCCCAGTTCGGCGAACCGATGTTCCGTCCAACCCCCGCCATCTTTAGTCTCCTCGCCCTGCTGGTGGTCTCCATCCCGCGAGGCCCCGCCGCAGCGACGACCCGATCCGCCACCCAGGAGGTGCCCACCTCCGCCGTGCGCGCCGTGGCCTTGCGCCTGTTGCCCGGTGACGACCTGAGGCAGGGCCTGTTGCGCCACGTCAGGTCCGGTCAGTGGTCGGCGGTGTCCGTACTCACCTGCGTCGGCAGTCTGAAACAAGCCACCATTCGCTTTGCCAATCAAAACGAGACCTGGTGTACCACCGGCCCCCTGGAGATCGTGTCGTTGGTGGGAACCGCCGGTCCCGACGGGGCCCACCTGCACATCGCCGTATCGGATGCAGAGGGGCACACGGTTGGGGGCCACCTGATGGACGGATCGCCCATCCACACCACGGCGGAAATCGTTCTGGCCGTGCTGCCCGACCTGCGCTTCCAGCGGGTGACTGACCCGCACACAGGGTTTCGCGAACTGCTGATCAGCCCGGTCGGCACTTCCGAACCCGCGAGCCGCGTGCCGGCACGCTAG
- the rpiB gene encoding ribose 5-phosphate isomerase B, whose product MRIAIASDHAGHRLKEDVAQRLLQAGFEVLNLGAGPEPSDYPLSSEAVGRAVASGEAERGVLVCGSGIGVAIAANKVPGIRAATIGEPVSARLCREHNDVNVICLGERLIGPEMAWECVRVFLATNHSEMGRHAERVRQIGELENGRS is encoded by the coding sequence ATGCGCATCGCCATCGCCAGCGACCACGCGGGGCATCGCCTCAAAGAGGACGTGGCCCAGCGCTTGCTGCAGGCTGGTTTCGAGGTCCTGAACCTGGGCGCCGGGCCGGAACCATCCGACTATCCCCTCTCCTCGGAGGCGGTTGGTCGGGCGGTGGCGTCTGGCGAGGCTGAGCGGGGGGTGCTGGTCTGCGGATCCGGCATCGGCGTGGCGATCGCCGCCAACAAGGTTCCGGGAATCCGAGCCGCCACGATCGGAGAGCCAGTCTCGGCGCGTCTGTGTCGTGAACATAATGACGTCAATGTGATCTGCCTCGGCGAGCGCCTGATCGGTCCCGAAATGGCCTGGGAGTGCGTGCGTGTGTTCCTGGCGACGAATCATTCCGAGATGGGGCGTCATGCCGAGCGCGTGCGCCAGATCGGCGAACTGGAAAATGGGCGCTCCTGA
- the glyA gene encoding serine hydroxymethyltransferase, whose translation MQLDEIKAVDPDLATALAAEFERQSHHLELIASENFTSRAVMQAQGSVLTNKYAEGLPGKRYYGGCEHVDVAENLAIARACALFGAAHANVQPHSGAQANMAVFLANLKPGDTILGMNLAHGGHLTHGSPVNFSGLYFQVVPYGVDPESERIDYDQLRAQALAHRPKLIIAGASAYSRVIDFAAFRRVADEVGALLMADIAHIAGLVATGLHPTSVGHAHFTTTTTHKTLRGPRGGLVLCGEEHAKAIDKAVFPGLQGGPLMHVIAAKAVALHEALQPEFKTYMEQVVVNARAMADTFSAEGLRVVSGGTDNHLLCLDLRAVGLTGKEASQMLGEVGITVNKNTIPNDPESPFVTSGIRIGTPAITTRGVRAAEAERIAQAIAGLLKARGSDAARQDAKAVVAEVCDAFPLYPEGTAAPAGAHR comes from the coding sequence ATGCAACTCGATGAGATCAAAGCCGTTGATCCGGACCTGGCGACTGCGTTGGCGGCGGAGTTCGAGCGCCAGTCTCACCATCTCGAACTGATCGCCTCGGAAAACTTCACCAGCCGGGCGGTCATGCAGGCGCAAGGGAGTGTGTTGACCAACAAGTATGCCGAGGGGCTTCCGGGCAAGCGCTATTACGGGGGCTGCGAGCACGTCGACGTCGCCGAGAACCTGGCGATCGCCCGGGCTTGCGCGCTGTTCGGCGCCGCTCACGCCAACGTGCAACCTCATTCCGGGGCGCAGGCCAACATGGCGGTATTCCTGGCCAATTTGAAGCCAGGGGACACCATTCTTGGCATGAACCTGGCGCACGGCGGGCACCTCACGCACGGCAGCCCGGTCAACTTTTCCGGCCTGTACTTTCAGGTCGTGCCCTACGGGGTCGACCCGGAGAGCGAACGGATCGACTATGACCAGTTGCGGGCCCAGGCGCTGGCCCATCGCCCCAAGCTGATCATTGCGGGGGCCTCTGCCTACTCTCGGGTGATCGACTTTGCCGCGTTTCGTCGTGTCGCCGACGAGGTCGGGGCGTTGTTGATGGCCGACATCGCCCACATCGCTGGGCTGGTCGCGACAGGCCTGCACCCGACCTCGGTGGGGCACGCGCACTTCACCACCACCACGACTCATAAAACCCTGCGGGGACCGCGTGGGGGACTCGTGCTGTGTGGTGAGGAACACGCCAAGGCCATCGACAAGGCGGTCTTTCCTGGGCTGCAAGGGGGGCCCCTGATGCACGTGATCGCCGCCAAGGCGGTGGCCTTGCACGAGGCCCTGCAACCCGAGTTCAAGACCTACATGGAGCAGGTGGTCGTGAATGCGCGTGCGATGGCCGATACGTTCTCCGCCGAAGGTTTGCGCGTGGTTTCCGGTGGAACGGACAATCACCTGCTGTGCCTGGACCTGCGCGCGGTGGGCCTGACGGGTAAGGAGGCCAGCCAAATGCTGGGCGAAGTCGGCATCACGGTCAACAAAAACACGATCCCGAACGACCCGGAGAGTCCCTTCGTCACCAGTGGCATTCGCATCGGGACGCCGGCCATCACCACCCGAGGGGTGCGGGCTGCTGAAGCCGAGCGCATCGCTCAGGCGATCGCCGGCTTGCTCAAGGCGCGTGGCTCCGACGCGGCGCGCCAGGATGCGAAAGCGGTGGTGGCGGAGGTCTGCGACGCGTTTCCGCTCTACCCGGAAGGAACGGCTGCCCCGGCCGGGGCACACCGTTGA
- a CDS encoding cytidine/deoxycytidylate deaminase family protein, with amino-acid sequence MTRRRPTWDQYFLRMAAVCAERATCDRKLVGAVIVRDNHPIATGYNGAPPGLPHCDEAGHLLREVDGRPSCHRATHAEQNAILTAARFGHRTEGATIYVTAQPCLNCAKAIITSGIRKVVWTEGYPDPISLEFLHQAGVELVHLPPDAVH; translated from the coding sequence TTGACCCGCCGACGCCCGACCTGGGACCAGTATTTTCTCCGGATGGCGGCGGTGTGTGCAGAGCGCGCCACCTGCGACCGCAAACTGGTCGGGGCGGTGATCGTGCGCGACAATCACCCGATTGCGACAGGCTACAACGGGGCGCCTCCCGGTCTTCCCCATTGTGATGAAGCGGGGCACCTGTTGCGTGAGGTCGACGGCCGCCCCTCGTGCCACCGCGCGACGCATGCCGAGCAAAATGCGATTTTGACGGCGGCTCGCTTCGGCCACCGCACCGAAGGCGCGACCATCTATGTCACAGCCCAGCCTTGTTTGAACTGCGCCAAGGCCATCATCACCTCCGGCATTCGCAAGGTGGTCTGGACGGAAGGCTATCCCGACCCGATCAGCCTCGAGTTCCTGCATCAGGCGGGGGTTGAGCTGGTGCACCTACCCCCCGACGCGGTTCACTGA